A window of Rhodospirillales bacterium contains these coding sequences:
- a CDS encoding response regulator transcription factor: MNRTGPIEVVVADKSPLILNALEQIFSGDERFSLVANASDGERFLEAVDRLAFDVGVIGWVMPYLDGAGVLKAIASRPRAPKIVIYTGDPGPDLPRRAMLLGAAGFCSKREKPEILLSTVQAVAEGRMVFPFMDMSKPQTDPFASLTVRERDLFGSLAQGLTNAQIAKALGVSLNTVKFHLKNLYEKLGVSNRAQAVAYYMKWEPPR, from the coding sequence GTGAACCGTACAGGCCCGATCGAAGTCGTCGTCGCCGACAAAAGCCCGCTGATCCTCAACGCGCTCGAACAGATTTTCTCCGGTGACGAGCGGTTTTCCCTGGTGGCCAACGCTTCCGACGGCGAGCGGTTCCTGGAGGCCGTCGACCGGCTCGCGTTCGATGTCGGCGTGATCGGCTGGGTGATGCCGTACCTGGACGGGGCCGGGGTGCTGAAGGCAATCGCGTCGCGCCCGCGGGCACCTAAAATCGTCATTTACACCGGCGATCCGGGTCCGGATTTGCCGCGCCGCGCGATGCTGTTGGGCGCGGCGGGCTTTTGCTCGAAACGCGAAAAGCCGGAAATCCTGCTCTCGACGGTCCAAGCGGTGGCGGAGGGACGCATGGTCTTTCCGTTCATGGACATGAGCAAGCCGCAAACCGATCCGTTCGCAAGCCTGACCGTGCGGGAGCGCGATCTCTTCGGCTCGCTCGCGCAGGGTCTGACCAACGCCCAGATCGCCAAGGCGCTCGGCGTTTCGCTCAACACCGTGAAATTCCACCTCAAGAATTTGTACGAGAAGCTCGGCGTTTCGAACCGGGCCCAGGCGGTCGCCTATTACATGAAATGGGAGCCGCCCCGCTAA